One Phaseolus vulgaris cultivar G19833 chromosome 4, P. vulgaris v2.0, whole genome shotgun sequence DNA window includes the following coding sequences:
- the LOC137838714 gene encoding uncharacterized protein, which yields MSIRDFHALVEKEKVVKSLKNSSKLAKPQVGGPSKRMPKYEDKKKLYFIPQSYSSGRPNSQSPPSFRCFRCGGSHVVRFFPHLVSNVTCDTCHRYGHATKDCRVQLGPPILVECSKYNRIIIRNPEHLREFLQLVELKLWSDSLVSDICSILGTQLSIFFDFWETHSFISFDCAEKLKLPV from the coding sequence ATGTCCATTAGAGATTTCCATGCTCTAGTGGAGAAAGAAAAAGTAGTGAAGAGTTTGAAAAATAGTAGCAAACTTGCTAAGCCTCAAGTGGGAGGACCTTCTAAAAGGATGCCTAAATATGAAGATAAAAAGAAACTTTATTTCATACCTCAATCTTATAGTAGTGGAAGACCTAATTCTCAATCACCACCTAGTTTCAGATGTTTTAGATGCGGTGGGTCACATGTTGTTAGATTTTTCCCTCATCTAGTGTCAAATGTGACATGTGATACATGTCACAGGTATGGTCATGCAACAAAAGACTGTCGTGTCCAATTGGGACCTCCAATTCTGGTGGAATGCAGCAAGTACAACAGGATAATAATCAGAAACCCAGAGCAtttgagagagtttttgcaattAGTGGAGCTGAAGCTTTGGAGTGATAGCCTTGTTAGTGATATTTGTTCTATCCTTGGAACACAATTATCTATATTCTTTGATTTTTGGGAaacccattcttttatatcttttgattgtgctGAGAAACTTAAGTTGCCAGTCTGA
- the LOC137837553 gene encoding ABC transporter C family member 10-like translates to MMENFWSMVCGESDYPGNGVKPPFSYDIKFLKDPSTCTYQFLIICFDVLLLIMLGFILIQKSLFKPFRGQLQVERYSNLQLVSAITNGFLGLLYVCLGIWVLEEELRKRHTFFPLKLWLPELFLGFRWLLVGLSVSLQLKQLPRSWLWLFSLLTLFVSIIFCILSMSYTISSRKLTFKQALDFLSFPGSVLLLLCTYKVYKCEDTDREIDEGLYDPLNGQFSEVDPDNYVTPFAKAGFLSKMSFWWLNPLMKRGQEKTLQEEDIPKLRESDRTESCYLSYLERLNWKKGKEPLSQSSVLWTIVWCHRREILVTGFFALLKVLTLSTGPVLLNAFILVSEGNGSFKYEGYVLVVSLFIIKIMESLCQRQWYFRSRLVGMKVRSLLTAAIYKKILRLSSAARLTHSSGEIMNYVTVDAYRIGEFPYWFHQLWTTSLQICIAVVILFHAIGIATISSLVVIVLTVLCNVPLAKLQHEFQSKLMVAQDERLKASFEALTNMKVLKLYAWETHFKNAIERLRSLELKILRSVQLRKAYNIFLFWTSPILVSAASFGTCYFLNIPLHANNLFTFVATIRLVQEPITGIPDVIGVVIQARVAFARIVQFLNAPELQSLNFRDKSFDGSKGSITIKSADFSWEGNVSKSTLRKINLEIRHGQKLAICGEVGSGKSTLLATILGEVPMIKGTIEVHGKFAYVSQTAWIQTGTIRENILFGSNLDAHRYEETLRRSSLLKDLELFPYGDLTQIGERGVNLSGGQKQRIQLARALYQNADVYLLDDPFSAVDAHTATSLFNEYIMDGLKEKTVLLVTHQVDFLPAFDSVLLMSNGEILESAPYHHLLSSSQEFQDLVNAHKKTAGSDKPMNASSSKRPLISAKEITQAFKEKQSDAPNGNQLIKEEEREIGDTGLKPYFQYLNQKKGYIYFFVTSLCHLLFVICQILQNSWMAANVDSYQVSTLRLIVVYFMIGAVSTVFLLIRTLLLVALGIQSSKYLFLQLMNSLFSAPMSFYDSTPLGRILSRVSSDLSIMDIDIPFIIAFTVGGTTNFYTNLTVLAIITWQILFIAVPMLYIAIRLQRYYFSTAKEVMRMNGTTKSLVANHVAETTAGVVTIRAFEEEDRFFEKNLDLIDINASPFFHSFASNEWLIQRLEIVSAVLLSSTALCMVTLPPGTFSSGFIGMALSYGLTLNAQLVFSIQSQCNLANYIISVERLNQYMHIPSEVIEGNRPPSNWPVAGKVELNDLQVRYRPDGPLILHGITCTFKAGHKIGIVGRTGSGKSTLISALFRLVEPAGGKIVVDGIDISSIGLHDLRSRFGVIPQDPTLFNGTVRYNLDPLSQYSDHEIWEVLGKCQLREVVQEKFQGLNSPVVEDGSNWSMGQRQLFCLGRALLRRSRILVLDEATASIDNATDLILQKTIRTEFADCTVITVAHRIPTVMDCTMVLAISDGRLVEYDVPTSLMMKEGSLFKQLVKEYWSHFQSAESH, encoded by the exons ATGATGGAGAACTTTTGGAGCATGGTTTGTGGAGAATCTGATTATCCTGGGAATGGAGTAAAACCACCTTTCAGTTACGATATCAAGTTTTTGAAAGATCCTTCTACGTGCACCTACCAGTTCTTGATTATCTGCTTTGATGTTTTGCTACTGATCATGCTAGGATTCATTTTGATACAGAAGTCTTTGTTCAAACCATTTCGTGGTCAGCTTCAGGTGGAAAGATATTCAAACTTGCAGCTAGTTTCTGCCATAACCAATGGTTTTCTGGGGTTGTTGTATGTGTGCTTAGGCATTTGGGTTTTAGAGGAGGAATTAAGAAAGAGGCACACTTTCTTCCCTCTTAAGTTGTGGTTGCCAGAGCTTTTTCTAGGATTCAGATGGTTGTTAGTAGGCCTAAGTGTAAGTCTTCAGTTGAAACAACTTCCAAGATCATGGTTGtggttgttttctcttcttacgttatttgtttctattattttctgtATTCTATCCATGTCTTACACAATTAGTAGCAGAAAATTGACCTTCAAGCAAGCTCTAGATTTTCTGTCTTTTCCAGGGTCAGTTTTACTGCTCTTGTGTACTTACAAAGTATATAAATGTGAAGACACTGACAGAGAAATTGATGAAGGCCTTTACGACCCTTTGAATGGTCAATTCAGTGAAGTTGATCCAGATAATTATGTGACTCCATTTGCCAAAGCTGGATTCCTTAGTAAGATGTCATTTTGGTGGTTAAATCCATTGATGAAAAGGGGTCAAGAGAAAACACTCCAGGAAGAGGATATCCCGAAGTTACGAGAATCAGATCGAACAGAAAGTTGCTATTTGTCATATTTAGAACGTTTGAACTGGAAAAAGGGAAAAGAACCATTATCACAATCATCAGTTTTGTGGACCATAGTCTGGTGCCACAGGAGAGAGATTTTGGTGACTGGATTCTTTGCTTTGCTCAAGGTACTCACCCTGTCAACTGGTCCTGTACTTCTGAATGCTTTTATATTGGTTTCTGAGGGTAATGGAAGCTTCAAATATGAGGGTTATGTATTGGTCGTATCACTTTTCATCATAAAGATCATGGAGTCCCTGTGCCAAAGGCAGTGGTATTTCCGCAGTAGGCTTGTTGGAATGAAAGTTAGATCATTACTTACTGCagcaatttataaaaaaatattgaggtTGTCAAGTGCAGCTAGATTGACACACTCGAGTGGTGAGATAATGAATTATGTGACTGTGGACGCTTACAGAATTGGAGAATTTCCATACTGGTTTCACCAGTTGTGGACAACAAGCCTCCAAATATGTATTGCAGTAGTAATACTTTTTCATGCTATTGGGATAGCAACAATATCCTCATTGGTAGTGATAGTCCTCACCGTGCTTTGCAACGTTCCCCTAGCAAAGTTGCAGCATGAGTTTCAGAGCAAACTCATGGTGGCACAAGATGAGCGATTGAAGGCGAGTTTTGAGGCTCTTACAAATATGAAAGTCCTGAAGCTGTATGCATGGGAAACTCATTTTAAAAATGCTATAGAAAGACTAAGAAGTTTGGAACTGAAAATTTTACGTTCAGTGCAATTGAGAAAGGCTTACAACATCTTTCTATTTTGGACCTCACCAATTTTGGTCTCTGCTGCTTCTTTTGGGACATGTTACTTCTTGAATATTCCTTTGCACGCAAATAATCTATTCACATTTGTGGCGACTATACGTCTTGTGCAGGAGCCAATTACAGGCATCCCAGATGTTATTGGGGTGGTCATTCAAGCAAGAGTAGCATTTGCCCGGATTGTTCAATTCCTTAATGCACCTGAATTGCAAAGTTTAAATTTCAGGGATAAAAGTTTTGATGGCAGTAAAGGGTCAATTACAATCAAATCTGCTGATTTTTCATGGGAAGGTAATGTATCAAAGTCAACACTAAGGAAGATAAACTTGGAGATTAGACATGGGCAAAAGCTTGCTATTTGTGGAGAAGTTGGCTCAGGCAAATCAACCCTCTTAGCTACAATTCTTGGAGAGGTTCCTATGATAAAAGGAACT ATTGAAGTTCATGGAAAGTTTGCATATGTTTCTCAAACAGCATGGATACAGACAGGCACTATAcgggaaaatattttgtttggatCAAATTTGGATGCTCATAGATATGAAGAAACACTTCGTAGATCATCACTACTAAAGGATTTGGAGCTGTTTCCCTACGGAGATCTCACACAAATAGGTGAGAGAGGAGTTAACTTGAGTGGAGGCCAGAAGCAGCGAATTCAACTTGCGCGTGCTCTTTATCAGAATGCTGATGTATATCTTTTGGATGATCCATTTAGTGCTGTTGATGCACATACTGCCACAAGTTTGTTTAAT GAATACATCATGGATGGTCTGAAAGAGAAAACTGTTTTACTCGTGACTCATCAAGTTGACTTTCTACCAGCGTTTGATTCTGTTTTG TTGATGTCAAATGGGGAAATCCTAGAATCTGCTCCTTATCATCATTTGTTGTCCTCAAGCCAAGAATTCCAAGATCTTGTTAATGCTCACAAGAAAACTGCTGGTTCTGACAAGCCTATGAATGCTTCTTCTTCCAAGAGGCCTTTAATATCTGCTAAAGAGATTACACAAGCTTTCAAGGAGAAACAATCAGATGCCCCAAATGGAAATCAGTTAATAAAGGAAGAGGAGAGAGAGATAGGAGACACGGGGTTGAAGCCTTACTTTCAGTATTTGAATCAGAAGAAAGGCTATATTTACTTCTTTGTGACTTCTCTTTGTCACCTCTTGTTTGTCATTTGCCAGATATTGCAAAACTCATGGATGGCTGCTAATGTTGACAGTTACCAAGTTAGCACATTGCGGCTGATTGTTGTTTACTTCATGATTGGGGCTGTTTCTACTGTTTTCTTACTGATCAGAACTCTACTTCTTGTTGCCTTGGGTATTCAATCATCAAAATATCTATTTTTACAGTTAATGAACTCCCTTTTTTCTGCACCGATGTCCTTTTATGACTCTACACCATTGGGAAGAATACTTAGTCGG GTCTCATCAGATTTAAGCATTATGGATATTGATATCCCTTTTATTATTGCTTTTACTGTGGGAGGTACTACAAACTTCTATACTAACCTCACAGTTTTAGCAATTATCACTTGGCAAATCTTGTTTATCGCTGTACCGATGCTTTACATTGCAATACGCTTGCAG AGATACTACTTTTCCACTGCAAAAGAAGTGATGCGGATGAATGGCACAACAAAGTCATTGGTAGCTAATCATGTAGCTGAAACTACTGCTGGAGTTGTGACAATAAGAGCCTTTGAGGAAGAAGATCGTTTCTTTGAGAAGAATCTTGATCTAATTGACATCAATGCCAGTCCCTTCTTCCACAGTTTTGCCTCAAATGAGTGGCTGATCCAGAGATTAGAAATAGTTAGTGCAGTACTTCTTTCCTCCACAGCACTATGCATGGTTACTCTTCCACCAGGGACTTTCAGCTCTG GATTCATTGGCATGGCTCTCTCATATGGCCTTACACTAAATGCTCAACTAGTATTTTCAATTCAAAGTCAATGCAATCTAGCAAATTACATAATTTCTGTAGAGAGGCTAAATCAATATATGCATATACCAAGTGAAGTAATAGAAGGAAATCGTCCTCCTTCAAATTGGCCAGTTGCTGGTAAAGTAGAACTAAATGACTTGCAG GTACGATACAGGCCTGATGGACCACTTATACTCCATGGAATCACATGCACATTCAAAGCAGGACACAAGATTGGAATAGTTGGAAGGACAGGCAGTGGGAAGTCCACTCTCATCAGTGCATTATTTCGTCTTGTGGAGCCAGCAGGTGGAAAAATTGTAGTTGATGGCATAGACATATCTTCTATTGGCCTTCATGATTTGAGGTCACGTTTTGGTGTAATACCTCAGGATCCTACTCTTTTTAATGGGACTGTTAGATATAATTTGGACCCTTTATCTCAATACTCTGATCACGAGATATGGGAG GTTCTTGGGAAGTGTCAGCTACGAGAAGTTGTCCAAGAAAAATTTCAGGGCCTAAACTCCCCAG ttgttgaagatggatcAAACTGGAGCATGGGACAAAGGCAATTATTTTGTTTGGGGCGTGCACTTTTAAGGAGAAGTAGGATATTGGTGTTGGATGAAGCAACTGCATCAATTGACAATGCAACTGATTTGATTCTGCAAAAAACAATTAGAACTGAGTTTGCAGATTGCACAGTGATCACAGTAGCACACAGGATACCAACTGTGATGGATTGCACAATGGTTCTTGCAATCAGTGATG GAAGGTTAGTAGAGTATGATGTACCAACGAGCTTGATGATGAAAGAAGGATCGTTGTTCAAGCAACTTGTGAAAGAGTATTGGTCTCATTTCCAATCTGCAGAATCACATTGA